From the Cydia amplana chromosome 8, ilCydAmpl1.1, whole genome shotgun sequence genome, the window CGGCACTTGCGTGAATTAAGCTTAGTTTATATGTTACTTAGGTCAAGATTGGAGAGTTTAGGTAGAGTAAGCGTGAAATGTTGATAGTTATTTAGTTACACATAAGTTGACATCCAAAATTACGTTTATGTCTAGTTTTGGCATAATTAGATAGTTTTGACTGGTTTACTTAGTTCTTTAACGTCCTTTTTTTTCAGTGACCTTTATATCATTACAATAAGAGCTGGTAGCTATAGCTACCAAAGGAAATTGAGTGAATTGTAAAGGGTTAGTTTACATATGTATTACTAGGTCAAGATTAAAAAGTTCAGGTACAGTAAGCGAGaaatattaacaattatttAGTTACACGAAAGCTGgcatcaaaagtgacatttctggcAAAAGTAGACACATTTTATTGGTAATCAATTATCTGCTGGAATAAAGACTCAATTCAAAAACGCCCTTATCGACTATCGACAAATTAATCACTTCAAGCGTTACTTCAAGCAAGGAGCATGAACAAGAAAGAGCGAAACTTTTTGGCACTTAGCTATTTGCTATAaattgtatgtttacataagatGGTACCATTTTAAAGCTTAGCTTGGAGGAATTGTAGGCACTCACTTGAGCCTTTGGCACTTAGTTTAGCTTCGCTTAGCTTAGATTATCGTTAAATAAGAAGACGATTAAAGACTTAAGCCGGATTCACACTTGtctgtcgtgttgtgttgtgtcaCGCATCATAACGCCAATcggtttcatacatttaatatgaTTGCATGCTGCGCATTTGTCTGACGCAGCGTGTAGGCTTTTGGCTTGGACATAGTTGAAAACTTTTAGCAGATGGAATCATTTGCAACAGGAAAAATGTcagaagaaaaatgtttatttttcatttcaaaCAGATGGACGGCACAGCCGTATCGTAAATTACTTATAATTGCTTGCGCTTCTAAACAAcacttcatatattttatttcattttaagcaaAGACAATTTTATTCAATAGGAATGGTTATAAGTATATTTATGTCATACACATACTGAGATTCACCTCTCCTATAGCCACGGGGGCTTAGATTATCAACCGTTTGGGTTTGAAAATAGACCTACATAAAGCTTTCCTATTAGGCTTCGTGTTCACTTTTTGACAAGTATCAGTCGCTAGTCACTGTTACAgtaggtaataaattaaataggcTTCAGTGACAATAATTAATTTCCAATCtcaatttcaatttttaattttcttttaggGGAATTGACCCTGAAAcctggtaggtatatgtttacctaacttaaattataaattgatcTTTACTTCGTATCAAATCTGAACATAAAAGACTGAATCTCTCTATAAAGCACGAAGCTTATAAATTTAACCCTTCAATCACCTTTTCCTTTCCATTTTCCTTAAAACTACACTAGAAACATCACTAAGTCCACAAACACTAAACACGCAACGTTTACGCTGCGGTCATAAGTCACCGTAAAAATTAAATGCAATGCAACGGAAAAACGCGAATAGAATTTAGCGGAACGCGCGAATCGAACCGAGTTTCGGCTTTGAATAAAAAAGCTACGCCGCTTTACGCGCGAATCTGACCCTTTCAATGTGCACGACGTCTATAGACGTCACATAAGCCTTACGCTTTAATTGAGTCCGTGAAAAGCTTGAACCGCGCGATTGTGTGAAGTAACGCGCGATCGCAGCGCGATGTAAAGTGGTAGAATGAAAGTGTATTTGAATCGTCGCCAACGTTTGTGCAATTATCTATCTGACATTTAAAATAGGAACGTGACACGGGAGCCGGTCTTCAGAATGTCTACGGATTTTTAATTAGAAGGAACTTGAAGAATACTCTGGGAACAATTATGTCGGTATGGTGGCCGACTTTAAAATAGCGTcaaccctcacataggataagggtATCGTACGAGTCCACAAACGAATCAAGAAGCTatttcgtcacaggggagatggtcctcttagctttggtttgcaatccatctaggcgaaggatactccaaaataaaacctttgatggagtttccgtaaggcgcgagtagggtccaatcCCAAGCGGATGTCTTTAcaaccataaatcgtctgcaaatagacgctaaggccaatgacaTTCCATGTTTCTTCACAGActctattgtcactgtgacaaaggtacgaaatggtattgaaattaaaattctTTCACTTGAACTCTCGCGCTAGAATTTAGTGAGACAGGTTAGGACGATATTAATATTTCGCGGTCGTTATACATATGTAATGGGCTGACGGCAGACAAACATAAGAAATAGACACAAACAGTTTTCAAACGATAGCTGTCTAAAAGAGTATATATCATTATCCCAACAAAATAGAGACAATGTCTGGTGTTTTTCGTTTCgtatttctttctttcttcgaGCGTAAAACTCGAATGAAGCGTGTCCGTTTTAGAGATGGCCACcgtatattcggtattcggcaaaATCGGCAAGTTTTTCAATAttcgtattaaataaaaaaaagtaatatgatttttatttcaataatataaaggtacatataaaacttaaaaactaaaacccgtaaataaataaaataaaatatcattaattatcaggcaactaaggcccatacatacataccttaaAAACgaatatacataaaataataaaaatcttacaagctaaaaattatttcggcgacacggtggttttctgttgtgtcgcatgttccggtgtaggatttggcagatTCCCAGATTCCCACGGAGCCGCCGAAacaccacacccttcggccagaagtcttATTTATTACTAGTCCTAGTATTATTCGTATTCAGCCGAATTATTCGGTTAaagtgccgaatattcggcaaatattttttattgtatttttctggTTGCGACACTGTAAAAGTTACTCTCTGCTAGGTTACGTCTTGCTGGGCTATaggtaaccgcgaaaatcgaagttcgcaaattgcgggcatctgtctctgtctctctaattacgccttgatTGGaggaaaagagaaagatcctcacaaattgcgaatttcggttgAATTTCGACTTTCGAGCTACATAATTGTAAATATCTggtagaccgagctttgctcggaaaacctattttaaaaaactaaaaaatgcgcgtttacCAGGATATAAGACCTAGCAAGATCCATTTTTCGTCCCGGAAAACCTCCTATACTTATAGCAAGttacatcgaaatcgttagccgTTTCcgggatccccgaaatatataaatatacaagaatttctcgtttaaagttTTGTATACGATTTCATATTCACTGTGGTTAGAAATGTATTTGTGAAGTCGGTTTtttctgtttatttttagtaaaGGCCTCGGGACCTCCATATAAAGGCTTCATGGCCGCTCCAGGGGGGTCTAGTCTAGATCTACAGTTTGAGAAACACCAGACttacatgtaaaataatttaaaaataaatcactcTCGTtcgtcttttattttattaggtatagtTTAGATATAGGCCAATCTAATCCTTaagacaaaaaatattttcgctAATCTTATCTTagacctttaaacgagcaattcttgtatatttatttatatacatatatttatatttatttcggggatctcggaaaaggCTCTTACGATTTCGATgatatttgctatatgggggtttttgggggcaaaaaatcgatctagctagcgatttatctctgggaaaacgcgcatttttgagtttttaatatgttttccgagcaaagctcggtctcccagatatttattattaaatacttatgtattatcaataaaaataaactcacCCGTTCAATAGAAAGATGTCGTCGTCTAAAAAAATCCGATATACCACACAAATACATCTCACTCACTACACCTTTCTCACTAATATggttaattaaataacaaataaaaagataGCACTGTACTTGACCGATAAAAGTACCGAGTTCGGACATTAAAAACATTTGAAGGTACCCGTTCAAAACATTGACTTATATGATCATTGGTTAAAAGGCAAAACActcagggcctaccgcgaacaccgaagttcgcaaattacaggcatctttctcttttacaccAATTAAagtgtaattagagtgacagagaaagatgctcgcatttTGCGAACTTTGGTAGGCCTTCTGCTGTAGATATCATAGAGGgcaatacaatatttaattGCCTGTAGTATATTAACGACCTTACGAGATTGATATAGAGTAGTTTTTCGCTTGAGCTGtgttgatttgtaatgtttataCAGGTCGTTATGAAATTCGATGTTTATAAATACGTTGTTGACATTTTTTTCGAATGGAATATGGGTGTTTGTGGTTATTTCGATTAAATAatagattgtgtcacaagggggcaaaatgatgtaggtacctatttgcggGTGCGAACATTGAATCCTAAACGAAGCGAAGGATTCTAAAGTGGAATCCGGAGCGTAGTGAGGTGCTACCGCCTAAGATggatagtagattgttaaccaagggatgaaaggcactgcTAATAGTCCGAgtctgaaatgatgcctttcacccgagttaaacacctCTTACCCTCTGTTAggtgttgtttacctctgtcttcgtgtattatttgtgtttccatgtacatttattctgaggttgtgcaataaagaggatttgtattgtattgtattgtaaacactacttttcatttcgaatacgaggaaagtaaaatgcatgagTGGGTATTGAGAAATATCTGCTGATGGCCCAGGGAATCCAGGATATGAGGAGAGCACTAAAACACGTACGTTCGGTATAGCCTTTAATCGATTGACCGACGTGGTGCAAAATCTACCCTCTATTTTGGAAACATGAGTCTACCCACATACGTTACACCTCCACCCTTAATTACTAATACATGTTTTCTTATATCTACTTACTAGTGTGCGAGTAGCTTAGGTACTATTTGGATACATAATAATTTAATCAAACTCGAAGCCATATCTTTGCACGGGTTTACGAATACGCTTGGGTCGGTCCGCAGGGGACTCGTTACATTCTGTGTGACTGGGCACTGTGTTTAGGGACACGGTATCTATAGATGGCTGAGGTGGTTCCTTAAGATCGGATTCAACCACAGGTTCCGGCGCGCGCGAAGTCTGGGCCGCCTCAGTTTCATTAATCGCGGATTCCCCGCCTGGCGCCGCCTCCGATCCATCCGACAGGTTCACTGTGTAACTGCTACGCCTTCTTTTAATCTGATCTAAATGTCTTTTTAGTTGTGGACCACTTTCCCTAGCTATAATAAAATTCCGGGAACCTACTTTCTCCTTCACTTGACCACTTAACCAGCTTCCCCCGGCGTGATCTCGCGCCCACACAGAATCGCCTACATTAAGTTCCCTAGGTTTCCCTCCCGCATTAAACACTTGTTTATCTTGAGCTTGGTGTACCCTAGACTCGACCTGCCGAGTACCCCTTAATAGATCTAGCCTCGATCGTAGTCGTCTACGTTGTAACAACATAGCTGGGGTCGACCCTGTAGAACTATGTTCAACGTTCCTGTACATCATGAGATATGCTTGAAGAGCTTCATCCACATCACAACCGTCTCGAAGTGCCTTTTTAATGGCTCGCTTGCATAACTTAACCGCATTCTCTGCAGCACCATTGGAGGCTGGGTGGTAAGCtggcgtaaatgtcagtttgatGCCGTTATTTTCCATAAAATTTGCGTATTCCTTAGACGTGAACGGAGGACCGTTGTCCGAAACTATTTCTAGAGGTAGCCCAAAACGAGCAAATGTTTCCCGTAGCGATTTAATAACTCCCCTAGCAGTAGTTTTAgccattttgaatatttctaaCCATTTCGTCGCCGAGTCTATAATGACTAAAAAAGTTTCACCCTGAAAAGGTCCTAGGAAGTCAATATGTAATCGCGACCAGGGCTCCGGGTTATACGGCCACGGCTGTGGCGGCgctcgcggcggcgcggcgccctCTAGAGCACACGTCGTGCACTGCTTACCTAACTCCTCTATATCCCTATCTATTCCAGGCCACCACATCACGCTACGGGCGAGGCTCTTCATTTTCACGATACCTAAATGACCGACATGTAACTCTTTGAGTAAGTGATTTCTCAAAGCCTCTGGAACCACTAGTCGATAGCCCCAAATTATACAACCCCGGTCTATATATAATTCATTGCGCCGCAGGTAATACGGCTTTAGGGCGTCATCGTCACAACTGGTAGGCCAGCCGGACAGTAAAAACAGGAATATTTTCTTTAGTACTTCATCCTTACTAACGTTATCTTGAACCATTTTCCTCGTAATCGGTAGGAAGTTTtggataaaatttaaatatgtgaCTTCCTTACGCTGGCTTTTCTCCTTACCCACCGGTAAGCGAGATAAAGCGTCGGCTGCGTTCCCGTCACTACGCACATACTCGATGGTATAATCGTAACCAGCTAAAATCACCGCCCACCTTTGCATACGACTAGCAGCCATTACGGGTACCCCTACTTTATCGCCGAAAATTGTCACCAAGGGCTTATGGTCTGTTCTTAGAATAAACCTTCTACCATACAAGTATTGGTGAAATTTTCGGACCCCATAAATGATAGAAAGCGCCTCCCGCTCAATTTGTGAATACGACTTCTCTGCGGCGTTGAGCACCCGCGACGAGTACGCTATCGGCCGCTCGGTGGCGCTAGCGTCGCCGGCGCCGGGCACAAGGTGAGATATCACAGCGCCGACGCCTACACTGCTCGCATCAGTGGTAAGAATTAGAGGAAGATCTGGCGAATAATGCGCCAATATATCGCCAGAAATCAACATTTGTTTCACCTCATTAAACGCGCCCATGCAAGTATCACTCCACTCATACTTCACATCTTTCCGCAAAAGTGCATACAGAGGCGCTAGTATAGTGCTTATATTCGGTACGAACTTGGCGTAATACATCACTAACCCTAAGAATGATCGTAATTCTGCCACATTATTTGGAACCGGTACCTGTTTGATCGCTTCAATTTTTTTAGGGCATGTATGAACCCCTTGTTTACTAATTACAAATCCGAGATATGTTACCGAATCCGCAAAAAACGTACATTTATCTTTTTTTACTCTTAAACCGTATTTCCTTAACCTTTCAAACACTTCGTGAAGCGTGTCTATATGCGACCGGTCATCGACCCCTGTTATAATCAAATCGTCCAGAAAGACACCTACACGAGGCATATCCGCAAACAATTGCTCGAGTTTTCTCTGGAAAATACCGGGACTAGACGCGAGCCCATATATCAGTCTATTGTACATAAATAAACCCTTATGGGTGTTAATCACCGTATATTTCTTGGACTCGTCCAGTTCAAACTGGGCGTAAGCTTGCGACAGGTCTAATTTAGTGAACTTATTTCCCCCGTGCAATTTAGTTAGCAAATCTTCTACTTTCGGTAAAGGATAGTGGTCCACTtctaaacatttatttagcgTTAACTTAAAATCAGCACATACCCGTATCGTGCCATCTTTTTTAACTACCGGCACTATAGGCGTGGCCCAGTCGGAGGTGGCGACAGGCGTGATGATGCCGTCGCGCACCATCTGCTCGAGCGCGCGCTCCACGGGCGCGCGCGCAGGAACACCGGCCGCGCGTCCGGCCGCAGGTGGAACCCGACCGTGCCCCCGGTGAACCGGCCCAAGCCCGAGGCAAACACCTCACAGTATCTGGAACTGAATTCAGTCTCATCAAACAACTTGTTTACATTAACAATTTGTTTACATACCAACTTTGACCTATCTATGATATTAAATGCCCTTATCCAACGCCTACCTAATAGGCTAGTTTTGCCATTTTCAATAACATATAGGTCTAATTCTTTAGAAATTCCATTACACTGCACATTAGGTATTATCTTACCTACAGGTTTTACCTTTATATCTGTATAATAATTCAACACTAAATGACTTCTTTGTATTTTGCAATGAGTAAACAACTTTTTATAACATTCTAAACTTATACACGAAATCGCACTACCTGTGTCTATTTCCATATTTAACCACTTCCCCGCAATGTTAACATCTATGGTATATGGTTCACACTCCAACGATTCGCTGCTatttattgaaaaattgtttaccTCGTCGCTGTCGCTGCTGTCC encodes:
- the LOC134650394 gene encoding uncharacterized protein K02A2.6-like, producing the protein MVRDGIITPVATSDWATPIVPVVKKDGTIRVCADFKLTLNKCLEVDHYPLPKVEDLLTKLHGGNKFTKLDLSQAYAQFELDESKKYTVPVPNNVAELRSFLGLVMYYAKFVPNISTILAPLYALLRKDVKYEWSDTCMGAFNEVKQMLISGDILAHYSPDLPLILTTDASSVGVGAVISHLVPGAGDASATERPIAYSSRVLNAAEKSYSQIEREALSIIYGVRKFHQYLYGRRFILRTDHKPLVTIFGDKVGVPVMAASRMQRWAVILAGYDYTIEYVRSDGNAADALSRLPVGKEKSQRKEVTYLNFIQNFLPITRKMVQDNVSKDEVLKKIFLFLLSGWPTSCDDDALKPYYLRRNELYIDRGCIIWGYRLVVPEALRNHLLKELHVGHLGIVKMKSLARSVMWWPGIDRDIEELGKQCTTCALEGAAPPRAPPQPWPYNPEPWSRLHIDFLGPFQGETFLVIIDSATKWLEIFKMAKTTARGVIKSLRETFARFGLPLEIVSDNGPPFTSKEYANFMENNGIKLTFTPAYHPASNGAAENAVKLCKRAIKKALRDGCDVDEALQAYLMMYRNVEHSSTGSTPAMLLQRRRLRSRLDLLRGTRQVESRVHQAQDKQVFNAGGKPRELNVGDSVWARDHAGGSWLSGQVKEKVGSRNFIIARESGPQLKRHLDQIKRRRSSYTVNLSDGSEAAPGGESAINETEAAQTSRAPEPVVESDLKEPPQPSIDTVSLNTVPSHTECNESPADRPKRIRKPVQRYGFEFD